Proteins encoded in a region of the Mesoflavibacter profundi genome:
- the hemE gene encoding uroporphyrinogen decarboxylase, producing MIKNDLFLRALKGETVERPPVWMMRQAGRYLPEFMEIKAKYDFFTRCQTPELASEITVQPIRRYGMDAAILFSDILVIPQAMNIEVQMKPNFGPYLPNPIRTQQDVDNVIVPDVTEALDYVYQAIKATKEKLNDEIPLIGFAGSPWTILCYCVQGQGSKNFDKAKKFCFTNPVAAHQMLQKITDTTIAYLKEKVKAGCNAVQVFDSWGGMLSPEDYQEFSWKYIQQIIDALKDDAPVIAFGKGCWFALDVMAKSGASALGVDWTCSPKNARYLTGGNITLQGNFDPTRLYSSPEKIKTMVTDMINQFGKDKYIVNLGHGILPDIPLENAKAFIDAVKNYKA from the coding sequence ATGATTAAGAACGATTTATTTTTAAGAGCATTAAAAGGAGAAACCGTAGAACGTCCACCAGTTTGGATGATGCGTCAAGCAGGTCGTTACCTTCCAGAATTTATGGAAATTAAAGCCAAATACGATTTCTTTACACGTTGTCAAACACCAGAATTAGCAAGCGAAATTACCGTACAACCTATACGTCGTTACGGTATGGATGCAGCTATTTTATTTAGTGATATTTTAGTGATTCCTCAAGCTATGAATATTGAGGTACAAATGAAACCTAATTTTGGTCCCTATTTACCAAATCCAATACGCACACAACAAGATGTAGACAATGTAATTGTACCAGACGTTACAGAAGCATTAGACTACGTATATCAAGCCATAAAAGCAACCAAAGAAAAACTTAATGATGAGATTCCGTTAATAGGTTTTGCAGGTTCACCATGGACAATTTTATGCTACTGCGTACAAGGACAAGGCAGCAAAAACTTTGATAAAGCCAAAAAATTCTGTTTTACAAATCCAGTTGCAGCGCATCAAATGCTTCAAAAAATAACAGATACAACCATTGCCTACTTAAAAGAAAAAGTAAAAGCAGGTTGCAACGCTGTGCAAGTGTTTGATTCTTGGGGCGGAATGCTTTCTCCTGAAGATTATCAAGAATTTTCATGGAAATACATTCAACAAATTATAGATGCTTTAAAAGATGATGCTCCTGTAATTGCATTTGGTAAAGGTTGCTGGTTTGCGTTGGACGTTATGGCAAAATCTGGTGCATCTGCTTTAGGTGTAGACTGGACGTGTTCTCCTAAAAATGCACGTTATTTAACTGGCGGAAACATTACTTTACAAGGTAATTTTGATCCAACACGATTATATTCTTCACCAGAAAAAATTAAAACTATGGTGACAGATATGATTAACCAATTTGGAAAAGATAAATACATCGTTAATTTAGGTCATGGTATTTTACCAGACATACCTTTAGAAAACGCAAAAGCATTTATAGATGCTGTAAAAAACTATAAAGCTTAA
- a CDS encoding methylated-DNA--[protein]-cysteine S-methyltransferase translates to METCYINSPLGVTKIEGDVDGIMSISVLNNNELAETNEGETDSLSFPRKWESQEKLTDIIPEVLQDCVYQLNEYFEGKRQTFSLKLNPQGTDFQQKVWDALQTIPFGTTTTYLKLSQQLGDVKAIRAVANANGKNPLWIVIPCHRVIGSDGSLTGYAGGLHRKQWLLEHESPYKQQTLF, encoded by the coding sequence ATGGAAACCTGCTACATCAATTCGCCTTTAGGAGTCACTAAAATCGAAGGTGATGTAGATGGTATAATGTCTATTTCGGTATTAAATAATAATGAACTCGCCGAAACTAATGAAGGCGAAACCGATAGTTTGTCATTCCCACGAAAGTGGGAATCTCAAGAAAAACTAACCGATATCATTCCAGAAGTCTTACAAGACTGTGTTTATCAACTTAACGAGTATTTTGAGGGTAAACGACAAACCTTCAGTTTAAAATTAAATCCGCAAGGCACAGATTTTCAACAAAAAGTTTGGGACGCTTTGCAAACTATACCTTTCGGTACAACAACAACTTACCTTAAATTATCACAACAATTAGGCGATGTAAAAGCTATTAGAGCTGTTGCAAACGCCAATGGTAAAAATCCGCTATGGATTGTTATTCCGTGTCATCGCGTTATTGGCAGTGATGGAAGTTTAACAGGTTATGCTGGCGGATTGCACCGCAAACAATGGTTGTTAGAGCATGAAAGTCCATACAAACAACAAACTTTATTTTAA
- a CDS encoding DUF4442 domain-containing protein — MYKTATQILTRFLKPSTIYKYGFNWSPMYRRTTAKIISVSDNLHYVKIKMSLNWKNRNYAGSIFGGSMLAATDPIYMIQLIQILGNDYVVWDKAVTARYKRPGKGTIYGEFIFDKNEILDLKSQLEQTPQVDIIKTMQLVNDKGETIAEFDKTLYIATKTFYKEKIASRNAKKEN; from the coding sequence ATGTATAAAACAGCGACACAGATTTTAACCCGTTTTTTAAAACCTTCAACCATTTACAAATATGGTTTTAATTGGTCGCCAATGTATAGACGTACTACAGCAAAAATAATTTCTGTAAGTGATAATTTACATTACGTAAAAATCAAAATGTCTTTAAATTGGAAAAACCGAAATTATGCTGGTTCTATATTTGGAGGAAGCATGCTTGCAGCAACAGATCCAATTTATATGATTCAACTAATTCAAATACTTGGTAACGATTACGTTGTTTGGGATAAGGCTGTTACTGCACGATATAAACGACCAGGAAAAGGGACCATTTATGGCGAATTTATTTTTGATAAAAATGAAATCCTTGATTTAAAATCTCAACTAGAACAAACGCCTCAAGTAGATATTATAAAGACCATGCAATTAGTGAACGATAAAGGAGAAACAATTGCCGAATTTGATAAAACACTTTACATAGCTACAAAGACGTTTTATAAAGAAAAAATAGCGTCAAGAAACGCAAAAAAAGAAAACTAG
- the hemC gene encoding hydroxymethylbilane synthase: MSKTIRIGTRDSELALYQAKVVQKLLEEKGHKTILVPVKSTGDIVLDKPLYELGITGIFTRTLDIAMLNNDVDIAVHSLKDVPTVLPKGIVQAAVLKRGNIRDTLVFKKNEEFLASKKGTIATGSLRRRAQWLNRYPTHNVVDLRGNVNTRLQKLEDNDWDGAIFAAAGIGRLNIRPENAVNLDWMVPAPAQGAIMVAGLEEDQELLDILSEINHEETEICTSIERKFLNTLEGGCTAPIGGNAYIKDDEIHFHGVLLSKDGTKKVEVKRSKPLGEHHDLAVWAANYIIDRGGKRLMDQLKNEDKEVNIYSTKSFTEDQRLLFNEKVTAESNDFIKISLNRIHPRFVKNKIENVVITSKNAVEALLTSFSPIELQFKNIYCVGRRTKKLIEKRIGKVKQSEKNAKKLANYLVEYMEGTEVTYFCSNLRLDDLPSILENNNIKVNEIEAYQTKYDSLKIPESVEGVMFYSPSTVQSYKKENVANGIAFCIGETTAKEASKHFKDVRIAKVPTVESVIELVNDYFLQKQES, from the coding sequence ATGTCTAAAACAATTAGAATAGGAACTCGTGATAGCGAGTTAGCATTATACCAAGCCAAAGTTGTCCAAAAATTATTAGAAGAAAAAGGTCATAAAACCATATTAGTACCTGTAAAATCTACAGGAGACATCGTTTTAGACAAACCACTTTACGAGCTTGGTATTACCGGGATTTTTACCAGAACTTTAGATATTGCAATGCTTAATAACGATGTAGACATTGCAGTACACTCTTTAAAAGATGTTCCTACTGTATTACCCAAAGGTATCGTACAAGCTGCAGTATTAAAACGCGGTAATATTCGTGACACATTGGTATTCAAAAAAAATGAAGAATTTTTAGCTTCAAAAAAAGGAACCATTGCAACAGGTAGCTTACGTAGACGTGCACAATGGTTAAACCGTTATCCTACACATAATGTAGTAGATTTAAGAGGTAATGTTAATACGCGCTTACAAAAGCTTGAAGATAACGATTGGGACGGAGCAATTTTTGCAGCAGCAGGAATAGGCAGACTTAACATTAGACCAGAAAACGCTGTAAACTTAGATTGGATGGTACCGGCACCAGCGCAAGGCGCTATTATGGTTGCTGGTTTAGAGGAAGATCAAGAATTATTAGATATACTATCGGAAATTAATCACGAAGAAACCGAAATTTGTACATCCATAGAGCGTAAGTTTTTAAATACTTTAGAAGGTGGTTGCACTGCTCCAATTGGTGGAAATGCTTACATAAAAGATGACGAAATTCACTTTCATGGCGTTTTATTAAGCAAAGACGGAACAAAAAAAGTTGAAGTAAAAAGAAGTAAACCATTAGGAGAGCATCATGATCTAGCTGTTTGGGCTGCCAATTACATAATAGATCGTGGCGGAAAACGATTAATGGATCAACTAAAAAACGAAGATAAAGAAGTAAATATTTACTCAACCAAATCGTTTACAGAAGATCAACGATTATTATTTAATGAAAAAGTTACAGCAGAAAGTAACGATTTTATAAAAATAAGCCTAAACCGTATTCATCCAAGATTTGTAAAAAACAAGATTGAAAACGTAGTTATTACTAGCAAAAATGCAGTCGAAGCCTTATTAACAAGCTTCTCTCCTATCGAGCTTCAATTTAAAAACATCTATTGCGTTGGAAGACGTACTAAAAAACTAATAGAAAAACGCATTGGAAAGGTTAAGCAAAGCGAAAAAAACGCAAAAAAACTAGCCAATTATTTAGTTGAATATATGGAAGGTACAGAAGTAACTTATTTCTGTAGCAACTTACGCTTAGACGATTTACCAAGCATTTTAGAAAACAACAATATTAAGGTAAACGAAATTGAAGCCTATCAAACAAAATACGATAGCTTAAAAATACCAGAATCTGTAGAAGGCGTAATGTTTTACAGTCCTTCAACAGTACAGAGTTATAAAAAAGAAAACGTTGCTAATGGTATTGCATTTTGTATTGGCGAAACTACAGCAAAAGAAGCAAGTAAACATTTTAAAGATGTACGTATTGCCAAAGTACCAACTGTAGAAAGCGTTATAGAACTAGTAAATGATTACTTCCTGCAAAAGCAGGAATCTTAA
- a CDS encoding CNNM domain-containing protein, with amino-acid sequence MGLLLFYAFVSIFFSFLCSILEAVLLSITPTFINVKKQEGKLYAEDLEALKKDVDRPLIAILTLNTIAHTVGAILVGVQAKAAYAELFGSEIKSFLGIKFTEDVMVGVVSSIMTVLILVASEIIPKTIGATYWKKLANFTTKALHILIFPLKWTGILWILQLTTKLIGGKGHHGSVLSREDFHAMTDMAHEEGVFQENESKIIKNLLTFKDVMAKDVMTPRTVMKTESDATSVEDFFNKNLNLRFSRIPIYTDAEDNIKGLVLKDEIFKEMALGNGTKKLADLRRDIIIVERNLPIPTLFEKLVETRNHMALVVDEYGSVSGLVTMEDVIETLLGLEIMDESDNVSDLQHLARKSWEARAKKLGIIENEN; translated from the coding sequence ATGGGATTACTCCTTTTTTACGCGTTTGTATCGATTTTCTTTTCGTTTTTATGCTCTATTTTAGAAGCTGTTTTACTTAGTATCACACCAACATTTATTAATGTTAAAAAACAAGAAGGTAAGCTTTATGCAGAAGATTTAGAGGCTTTAAAAAAAGATGTAGATCGTCCATTAATAGCTATTTTAACTTTAAATACTATTGCTCACACAGTTGGTGCCATATTGGTTGGTGTACAAGCAAAAGCTGCATATGCAGAACTTTTTGGTTCTGAAATAAAATCGTTTTTAGGCATTAAATTTACAGAAGATGTTATGGTTGGTGTAGTATCATCAATTATGACGGTTTTAATATTAGTAGCTTCAGAGATTATTCCAAAAACCATAGGCGCAACGTATTGGAAAAAGCTAGCTAACTTTACTACAAAAGCACTTCATATATTAATATTTCCGCTTAAATGGACAGGAATATTATGGATCTTACAACTTACCACAAAGTTAATTGGCGGTAAAGGTCATCATGGAAGCGTACTAAGTCGTGAAGATTTTCATGCAATGACAGATATGGCTCACGAAGAAGGTGTATTTCAAGAAAACGAAAGTAAAATCATAAAAAATCTTTTAACCTTTAAAGATGTAATGGCTAAAGATGTCATGACGCCAAGAACCGTTATGAAAACCGAAAGCGATGCCACATCTGTAGAAGACTTTTTTAATAAAAACCTAAACCTTCGTTTTTCAAGAATTCCTATTTATACCGATGCAGAAGACAACATTAAAGGATTAGTTTTAAAAGACGAAATCTTCAAGGAAATGGCTTTAGGTAATGGTACAAAAAAGCTAGCAGATTTAAGAAGAGATATTATTATTGTAGAAAGAAATTTACCAATACCAACACTTTTTGAAAAATTAGTAGAAACCAGAAACCACATGGCTTTAGTTGTTGACGAATACGGAAGTGTTAGTGGTTTGGTAACTATGGAAGACGTTATAGAAACGCTTTTAGGACTTGAAATTATGGACGAAAGTGATAACGTTTCTGATCTTCAACATTTAGCAAGAAAAAGTTGGGAAGCACGTGCTAAAAAACTAGGAATTATAGAAAACGAAAATTAA
- a CDS encoding EI24 domain-containing protein, which produces MIKNILQGLQGYTGAFGLISKLKLWKYFFVPIIISFVTALVIGVSAYGLSDNIGNFIAKVWFWDWGKETFTTISSFIGGFVVVALGLILYKHIIMALSAPFMSPVSEKIEAHLTGIQQHQHRNTSFSEQLSRGIKINLRNLTRELLLTLPILLISFIPVIGIISSILLFLTQAYYAGFGNMDYTLERHFKYNESISFVRRYRGIAIGNGIVFMLLLLIPIFGIILVLPLSVTAASLKTVQVINAEKLSH; this is translated from the coding sequence ATGATAAAAAACATACTACAAGGGTTACAAGGTTATACAGGAGCTTTCGGCTTAATTTCAAAATTAAAACTCTGGAAATATTTTTTCGTTCCCATCATCATTAGCTTTGTAACAGCTTTAGTTATTGGTGTTTCGGCTTACGGATTATCAGATAATATTGGTAATTTTATCGCTAAAGTTTGGTTTTGGGATTGGGGAAAAGAGACCTTTACAACCATTTCATCTTTTATTGGTGGTTTTGTAGTTGTTGCTTTGGGCTTAATACTTTACAAGCATATTATTATGGCGCTTTCTGCACCTTTTATGAGTCCTGTATCAGAAAAAATTGAAGCACATTTAACAGGCATTCAACAACATCAACATCGTAATACATCGTTTTCAGAACAATTATCAAGAGGTATCAAAATAAACCTTAGAAATTTAACTAGAGAATTATTACTAACCCTACCAATATTATTAATTAGTTTTATTCCTGTAATAGGCATAATATCAAGTATATTACTATTTTTAACACAAGCCTATTACGCTGGTTTTGGTAATATGGATTACACCTTAGAAAGACATTTTAAGTATAACGAAAGTATAAGTTTTGTTAGACGTTATCGTGGTATTGCAATAGGTAATGGTATTGTTTTTATGTTACTACTTTTAATCCCTATTTTTGGTATCATACTCGTATTACCTTTGTCGGTTACTGCTGCGTCTTTAAAAACGGTACAAGTGATTAATGCCGAAAAATTAAGCCATTAA
- the hemA gene encoding glutamyl-tRNA reductase — protein MEQYQKTLGTYFYALGLSYKKADAEIRGHFSLDDNSKTALLQQAKANGVESLIVTSTCNRTEIYGFAQHPYQLIQLLCDNSKGNIEEFQKYAYIYKGNDAVSHLFKVGSGLDSQILGDFEIIGQLKKSALASKEYNLLNPFLERLLNSVIQASKRIKTETDISTGATSVSFASVQYILNTVENVSDKNILLFGTGKIGRNTCENLVKHSKNSHITLINRTKDKAEAIAGKFNLIVKDYANLQEEINKADILIVATGAQNPTVDKHLIQSKKELLILDLSIPKNVDNNVTELDQVKLVHLDHLSQITDETLERRKQHIPLAEAIIETIKSDFDAWIATRKFAPTIKALKHKLLDFKAAELDTQRKKIANFNEEQAELISNNIIQKITNHFAHHLKDNLTSTDDSLELIKKVFQLENTTTNV, from the coding sequence ATGGAGCAATATCAAAAAACATTAGGCACATATTTTTATGCCTTAGGTTTAAGTTACAAAAAAGCAGATGCAGAAATTAGAGGTCATTTTAGTTTAGATGACAACTCTAAAACTGCACTATTACAGCAAGCTAAAGCTAATGGTGTAGAAAGCTTAATTGTAACATCTACCTGTAACAGAACCGAAATTTACGGTTTTGCGCAACATCCTTACCAATTAATCCAGTTGCTTTGTGACAATTCTAAAGGTAATATAGAAGAGTTTCAAAAATATGCTTACATCTATAAAGGTAACGATGCTGTATCGCATTTATTTAAAGTTGGCTCTGGTTTAGACAGTCAAATTTTAGGTGACTTTGAAATTATAGGACAACTTAAAAAAAGTGCGCTAGCCTCTAAAGAATATAATCTTTTAAATCCGTTTTTAGAACGATTACTTAACTCGGTAATACAAGCTAGCAAACGCATAAAGACAGAAACCGATATTTCTACAGGTGCAACAAGTGTGTCTTTTGCTTCTGTGCAATATATTCTTAATACAGTTGAAAACGTTTCAGATAAAAACATTCTTTTATTCGGAACAGGAAAAATTGGTCGTAATACGTGTGAAAATTTAGTAAAACACTCTAAAAATTCGCACATCACTTTAATTAACCGTACAAAAGATAAAGCCGAAGCTATTGCAGGAAAATTCAATCTAATAGTAAAAGATTATGCAAACCTTCAAGAAGAAATTAATAAAGCAGATATCTTAATTGTAGCTACAGGCGCACAAAACCCAACAGTTGATAAACACTTAATTCAGTCTAAAAAAGAGTTATTAATTTTAGATTTATCTATACCAAAAAATGTAGATAATAATGTAACTGAATTAGATCAAGTAAAATTAGTACACTTAGATCATTTATCACAAATCACTGACGAAACATTAGAACGCAGAAAACAACACATACCTTTAGCCGAGGCTATTATCGAAACCATAAAAAGTGATTTTGATGCTTGGATAGCTACAAGAAAATTTGCGCCAACAATTAAAGCTTTAAAACATAAATTATTAGATTTTAAAGCAGCCGAGTTAGATACACAACGCAAAAAAATAGCTAATTTTAATGAAGAACAAGCCGAATTGATTAGCAACAATATTATACAAAAGATTACAAATCACTTTGCGCATCACTTAAAAGATAATTTAACATCTACAGACGATAGTCTAGAACTTATAAAAAAAGTGTTTCAATTAGAAAACACCACAACAAATGTCTAA
- the hemF gene encoding oxygen-dependent coproporphyrinogen oxidase: MKHKFYQYIQDLQNTITAGLEAIDGKAKFEEDIWVRSEGGGGRTRVIQNGNVFEKGGVNISGVHGKLPDSMQKYFGVEDADFFACGLSLVIHPKSPMVPTVHANWRYFEMYDQDGNIVDQWFGGGQDLTPYYLFEEDASHFHQVCKTACDKHNPEFYPKYKARCDEYFHNTHRNEARGIGGLFFDYCKATEEMSMENWYDFVTEVGDSFLEAYLPIVEKRKDLPYTKAQRDWQEIRRGRYVEFNLVHDKGTLFGLKTNGRIESILMSLPPHVQWVYDHNPEDGSDEAKLLDVLKNPKNWV, from the coding sequence ATGAAACATAAATTTTACCAATACATACAAGACTTACAAAACACAATTACTGCTGGCTTAGAGGCTATAGACGGAAAAGCCAAATTTGAAGAAGATATTTGGGTTAGATCAGAAGGTGGCGGCGGACGTACACGCGTGATCCAAAACGGAAATGTGTTTGAAAAAGGCGGTGTAAATATTTCTGGTGTACACGGTAAATTACCAGATAGTATGCAAAAGTATTTTGGTGTAGAAGATGCCGATTTTTTTGCATGCGGTTTAAGTCTTGTTATTCACCCGAAAAGTCCAATGGTGCCAACGGTACATGCCAATTGGCGCTATTTTGAAATGTATGACCAAGATGGAAATATTGTAGACCAATGGTTTGGTGGCGGACAAGATTTAACGCCTTATTACCTTTTTGAGGAAGATGCTTCACATTTCCATCAAGTGTGTAAAACCGCTTGCGATAAACACAATCCAGAATTTTATCCAAAATACAAAGCACGTTGTGACGAGTATTTTCATAACACACATCGTAACGAAGCACGAGGTATTGGCGGATTATTTTTTGACTATTGCAAAGCAACAGAAGAAATGAGCATGGAAAACTGGTACGATTTTGTAACCGAAGTTGGCGATAGTTTCCTTGAAGCCTATCTTCCTATAGTTGAAAAACGTAAAGATTTACCATACACAAAAGCACAACGCGATTGGCAAGAAATACGTCGTGGTCGTTATGTAGAATTCAATTTAGTACATGATAAAGGCACATTGTTTGGTTTAAAAACTAACGGACGTATAGAAAGTATTTTAATGAGTCTTCCACCACATGTACAATGGGTTTACGATCATAATCCAGAAGACGGTAGTGACGAAGCTAAATTGTTAGACGTATTAAAAAACCCTAAAAACTGGGTATAA
- a CDS encoding GNAT family N-acetyltransferase — MNLRFDNFEINPIHNGDAWKLCDFIVANQDRLKRYFPKTLAQNLTPTLSQLFVDKKVKQFYNKEEFLFTIKQSESRELAGIIYIKELNWNTKQGEYAYCIGYPFEGKNITSKAVKCLSEFAFTQLQLNTLQIIVHKDNIGSVKVAKNTNFKWIKTLKNEFTPNGEKPLDMELYELHNET; from the coding sequence ATGAATTTAAGATTTGACAACTTTGAAATCAATCCAATCCATAACGGTGACGCTTGGAAATTATGTGATTTTATTGTAGCAAATCAAGATAGACTAAAACGCTATTTTCCTAAAACATTAGCTCAAAATTTAACTCCAACCTTATCTCAATTATTCGTAGATAAAAAGGTAAAACAGTTTTATAATAAAGAAGAATTTCTATTTACAATAAAACAATCTGAGTCAAGAGAATTAGCAGGTATAATCTATATAAAAGAGCTAAATTGGAACACAAAACAAGGGGAATATGCATACTGCATTGGTTATCCTTTTGAAGGAAAAAACATTACCTCTAAAGCGGTTAAATGTTTAAGCGAATTTGCATTTACCCAATTACAATTAAACACCTTACAAATTATAGTTCATAAAGATAATATTGGAAGCGTAAAAGTCGCTAAGAATACTAATTTTAAATGGATTAAAACTTTAAAAAACGAATTTACTCCAAATGGCGAAAAGCCATTAGATATGGAATTATATGAATTACATAATGAAACATAA
- a CDS encoding YchJ family protein has product MDCYCGSQKSYKECCEIFHKNGGKTETAEQLMRSRYSAFVLANGDYLMQTHHKSTRPTKDKKNIEKWAKSVQWIKLEVLESTVDTVKFNAFFFENGKPDVIHENSKFVKENNHWYYLGFAK; this is encoded by the coding sequence ATGGATTGCTATTGCGGATCACAAAAATCCTATAAAGAGTGCTGCGAAATCTTTCATAAAAATGGAGGTAAAACAGAAACTGCTGAACAATTAATGCGTTCAAGATATTCTGCTTTTGTATTAGCAAATGGTGATTATCTAATGCAAACACATCATAAAAGTACAAGACCTACAAAAGACAAGAAAAATATCGAAAAATGGGCAAAATCTGTTCAGTGGATAAAATTAGAAGTATTAGAAAGTACTGTAGATACAGTAAAATTTAACGCATTCTTTTTTGAAAACGGAAAACCAGATGTTATCCATGAAAATTCTAAATTTGTAAAAGAAAATAACCATTGGTATTATCTAGGTTTTGCAAAATAA
- the hemB gene encoding porphobilinogen synthase encodes MYPLRRNRRLRTNEAIRSLVRETIISPNDFLVPLFVVEGKGVKEEIASMPNYYRYSLDLLENEVKELWKLGLKSVLLFVKVPDNLKDNKGTEALNPDGLMQRAIKTVKNACPNMLVMTDVALDPFSSYGHDGIVDNGQIINDDTAEVLAEMSVSHAEAGADFVAPSDMMDGRILTIREALEDEGFINTGIMSYSAKYASAFYGPFRDALDSAPVDMVDVPKDKKTYQMDYANRFEAIRETEMDIDEGADIVMVKPGLCYLDIVREIKNEVDVPVAVYQVSGEYAMLKAAAEKGWLDHDAVMLEQVTAIKRAGADIIASYFAKDVVKIINHS; translated from the coding sequence ATGTATCCTTTAAGAAGAAACAGAAGACTAAGAACTAACGAGGCTATAAGAAGCTTAGTTAGAGAAACCATTATATCTCCAAACGATTTTTTAGTACCACTTTTTGTGGTAGAAGGTAAAGGCGTAAAAGAAGAAATTGCATCTATGCCAAACTATTATCGCTACAGTTTAGATTTATTAGAAAATGAAGTCAAAGAACTATGGAAGTTAGGCTTAAAGTCGGTATTACTATTTGTAAAAGTACCTGATAACTTAAAAGATAATAAAGGAACAGAAGCTTTAAATCCAGATGGACTAATGCAACGCGCCATTAAAACGGTAAAAAATGCCTGTCCAAACATGTTAGTAATGACAGATGTGGCTTTAGATCCATTTTCGTCTTACGGTCATGATGGTATTGTAGACAACGGACAAATTATTAATGATGATACTGCTGAAGTTTTAGCAGAAATGAGCGTCTCTCATGCAGAAGCAGGTGCCGATTTTGTAGCGCCAAGCGATATGATGGATGGACGTATTTTAACCATTCGTGAAGCATTAGAAGACGAAGGTTTTATCAACACAGGTATTATGAGTTATTCTGCTAAATATGCATCTGCATTTTATGGACCATTTCGTGATGCGTTAGACTCTGCTCCAGTAGATATGGTTGATGTACCAAAAGACAAAAAAACCTACCAAATGGATTATGCAAACCGTTTTGAAGCCATAAGAGAAACCGAAATGGATATAGACGAAGGTGCAGATATTGTTATGGTAAAACCAGGATTATGCTACCTAGATATTGTACGTGAGATTAAAAACGAAGTTGATGTTCCTGTAGCAGTTTATCAAGTCTCTGGTGAGTATGCCATGCTTAAAGCTGCTGCCGAAAAAGGTTGGCTAGATCATGACGCAGTAATGCTAGAGCAAGTTACAGCAATAAAACGTGCTGGCGCAGACATTATTGCCTCTTATTTTGCTAAAGATGTCGTTAAGATTATTAATCATAGTTAA
- a CDS encoding AraC family transcriptional regulator, producing the protein MSLSTSNKNVAKGSFEETQVDDHVFVLSYQNESTENQVIERYIDSSYIQFHFCLKGESTFVFNNGNYRLDIKEESSLLLYNPERDLPIHLEVNPNCWLVTLIISIEKFHSLFSQEANYVTFLSEDNRDKKYYKDGKISPSMAITLNQIVNYNLNSSIKNLYFKGKAYELLSLYFNRAEDADTEQCPFLVDETNVAKIKRAKDIIIAKMSEPPTLQELSEDIGLPLKKLKEGFKQIYGDSVFSFLFDYKMEVARKLLESGAHNVNEVGLKVGYSTASHFIAAFKKKYGITPKKYIQSK; encoded by the coding sequence ATGTCACTTTCAACCTCTAATAAAAATGTCGCTAAAGGTTCTTTTGAAGAAACGCAAGTAGACGATCACGTTTTTGTGTTATCTTATCAAAATGAATCTACTGAAAATCAAGTCATTGAACGCTACATTGATAGCAGTTATATTCAATTTCATTTCTGTTTAAAAGGTGAAAGTACCTTTGTTTTTAATAATGGTAATTACCGTTTGGATATTAAAGAAGAAAGCTCTTTACTTTTATATAATCCAGAACGCGATTTACCCATTCATTTAGAGGTTAATCCTAATTGTTGGTTGGTGACGTTGATAATTTCAATAGAAAAATTTCATAGTTTATTTTCTCAAGAAGCCAATTATGTAACGTTTTTAAGTGAAGATAATCGCGATAAAAAATATTATAAAGACGGAAAAATTTCGCCATCTATGGCTATTACTTTAAATCAAATTGTGAATTATAATTTGAATTCGTCTATTAAGAATCTATATTTTAAAGGAAAGGCTTACGAGCTTTTAAGCTTGTATTTTAATAGGGCAGAAGATGCAGATACAGAACAATGTCCGTTTTTAGTAGATGAAACCAATGTGGCAAAAATAAAGCGCGCAAAAGATATTATTATCGCGAAAATGTCAGAGCCACCAACGCTACAAGAATTATCTGAAGACATTGGATTGCCACTTAAAAAACTTAAAGAAGGATTTAAACAAATTTATGGCGATTCTGTATTTAGTTTTTTATTTGATTACAAAATGGAAGTTGCGCGTAAGTTACTAGAAAGTGGTGCGCATAATGTTAACGAAGTTGGTTTAAAAGTTGGCTATAGTACTGCTAGTCATTTTATAGCAGCGTTTAAGAAAAAATACGGTATTACTCCAAAAAAATACATTCAATCTAAGTGA